The Hymenobacter oligotrophus genome has a window encoding:
- a CDS encoding tail fiber domain-containing protein, giving the protein MQNTTSWAYALPLLAGSALAALWLGFGGSNGQANGKSNGRKKRRSRAEESTLNVTDINIGTAAVTGDGQELAAGAVGVGVTARGGLNLGQHNNRNVYLGYRSGPAAADTTGRANTFVGTHSGQRNTSGLDNTFVGSESGTANTTGISNTFCGRNSGKANTTGSANTFTGLACGQANTDGRNNTFVGANSGTKNTSSNDNTYLGAASGIESTGAYNTFVGAASGMTNTSGSKNIALGFRAGPSAGDLQNAGAIGYRATVSQSNSLALGGAGDYAVRVGIGTPKPEATLHVIGDVLASGAITQMSDARYKTDVQPLRNALSKVLALRGVRYNWRTDEFPEQRFSNKPQVGFVSQEVEKQYPELVSKDANGHQSLDYGRLTAVLLEAIREQQMQIEALRRQIKP; this is encoded by the coding sequence ATGCAAAACACTACCTCTTGGGCTTATGCCCTACCGCTATTGGCTGGCTCGGCGCTAGCTGCTTTATGGCTGGGCTTTGGCGGCTCGAACGGCCAAGCCAACGGCAAAAGTAACGGCCGCAAAAAACGCAGAAGCCGGGCAGAAGAGTCGACGCTGAACGTTACGGACATAAATATTGGCACGGCAGCTGTTACGGGCGACGGCCAGGAACTCGCCGCTGGCGCTGTGGGCGTGGGTGTGACGGCCCGGGGCGGGCTAAACCTAGGGCAGCACAACAACCGGAACGTGTATTTGGGATATCGGAGCGGCCCCGCCGCGGCCGATACCACAGGCCGTGCCAACACCTTTGTTGGCACGCACAGCGGCCAGAGAAACACCTCCGGCCTCGACAACACCTTTGTGGGGAGCGAAAGCGGAACGGCTAACACCACCGGCATCAGCAACACGTTTTGCGGGCGCAACAGCGGCAAAGCCAACACCACCGGCAGCGCTAACACCTTTACCGGATTGGCTTGCGGCCAAGCCAACACCGACGGCAGAAACAACACGTTTGTCGGCGCCAACAGCGGCACTAAGAACACCAGCAGCAACGACAACACCTACCTGGGCGCCGCCAGCGGTATTGAATCGACGGGTGCGTACAACACTTTTGTAGGGGCGGCCAGCGGCATGACCAATACCAGCGGCAGTAAAAACATAGCCCTTGGCTTTCGGGCCGGGCCCAGCGCGGGCGACCTGCAAAACGCGGGGGCCATTGGCTACCGCGCTACGGTTAGCCAAAGCAACAGCCTAGCCCTAGGTGGTGCCGGCGACTATGCGGTGCGGGTAGGCATCGGCACCCCCAAGCCCGAGGCTACACTGCACGTAATCGGCGACGTACTGGCCAGCGGCGCCATTACGCAAATGTCGGATGCTCGGTACAAAACCGATGTGCAACCCCTTCGTAACGCCCTGAGCAAAGTACTGGCGCTACGGGGCGTACGCTATAACTGGCGAACCGACGAGTTTCCGGAGCAGCGGTTTTCTAATAAACCGCAGGTTGGGTTTGTGTCGCAGGAGGTAGAAAAGCAATACCCGGAATTGGTGAGCAAGGATGCCAACGGCCACCAGAGCCTCGATTACGGGCGCCTGACGGCTGTGCTGTTGGAGGCCATTCGGGAGCAACAAATGCAAATCGAGGCCCTGCGCCGGCAGATCAAGCCCTAG
- a CDS encoding aminoglycoside phosphotransferase family protein, with translation MHSAAHYCSAAFLEALMQAHAPERAIRVHEVSPLPLDNSASILVVLTAGQTNRPVGHFGLRVTFEAQGELQTRDMVLKLKPPGREVSAMLGSLAQACGGELAAVYPPFATRTGFYHTHQRELQVYAAHGRAALMPTIWGLHHDEAHEVHAILMEYLADVELLNSVMTPAHWTDEHLRAALGALAEWHAAHLQPGHSRTAWPDQPSEAYMQALSPLCQALLHNAATHFPTLYDATNVADLQQAIRAIPEYWAELAKHPKTLIHNDLNPRNTCFRRTALGLQLCAYDWELATYHVPQYDVVELLSFVLDADRYHLRPVYLEFYRQQLQARTGLFGNAEEFNRVAGLAALDFGLHRLGMYLMAHTVSSYPFLPRVVQSYFNTLAQLQPLRAQVPVVQAS, from the coding sequence ATGCATAGCGCTGCGCACTACTGCTCGGCGGCTTTCCTCGAAGCCCTGATGCAGGCCCACGCGCCCGAGCGCGCCATTCGAGTGCACGAGGTAAGCCCCCTTCCGCTCGATAATTCGGCCAGCATTCTGGTGGTGCTCACGGCGGGCCAAACCAACCGGCCCGTAGGCCACTTTGGCTTGCGCGTAACGTTTGAAGCCCAAGGCGAACTGCAAACGCGCGACATGGTGCTGAAGCTGAAGCCCCCGGGCCGCGAGGTATCGGCCATGCTCGGCAGCCTGGCGCAGGCCTGCGGCGGCGAGCTGGCAGCGGTGTACCCTCCGTTTGCTACGCGCACGGGCTTTTACCACACCCACCAACGCGAGCTGCAGGTGTACGCCGCGCACGGCCGCGCCGCCCTGATGCCCACCATTTGGGGCCTGCACCACGACGAAGCCCACGAGGTACACGCCATTCTGATGGAGTACCTTGCCGATGTGGAGCTGCTGAACTCGGTGATGACGCCCGCGCACTGGACCGATGAGCATCTGCGTGCTGCCCTAGGTGCCCTGGCCGAGTGGCACGCCGCCCACCTGCAGCCCGGCCACTCGCGCACCGCCTGGCCCGATCAGCCTTCCGAAGCCTATATGCAGGCGCTCAGCCCCTTGTGTCAGGCCTTGCTGCACAACGCTGCTACACACTTTCCGACGCTCTACGACGCAACGAACGTAGCTGACCTGCAGCAGGCCATTCGGGCTATTCCGGAGTACTGGGCCGAGCTTGCGAAGCACCCCAAAACCCTCATCCACAACGACCTGAACCCGCGCAACACCTGCTTTCGGCGCACGGCCCTGGGTTTGCAGCTCTGCGCCTACGATTGGGAGCTGGCTACTTACCACGTGCCGCAGTACGATGTGGTGGAGCTGCTGTCGTTTGTGCTCGATGCCGACCGCTACCACCTGCGCCCGGTATACCTGGAGTTTTACCGCCAACAGCTGCAGGCCCGTACGGGGCTGTTCGGCAATGCCGAGGAGTTCAACCGTGTTGCCGGCCTGGCCGCTCTCGACTTCGGCTTGCACCGCCTAGGCATGTACCTGATGGCGCACACCGTCAGCTCCTACCCCTTCTTGCCGCGCGTGGTGCAGAGCTACTTCAACACCTTGGCGCAGCTGCAGCCGCTACGTGCTCAGGTGCCGGTTGTGCAAGCATCGTAG
- a CDS encoding DUF3419 family protein codes for MQSEFYNVALDRIRYSLVWESSTTLCQALQLQPTDDVLVISSAGCNALNVLLQEPRSVTAIDLNPVQNHLLHFKQHLILHHEPQVLRALLGLDGPAAVLPAWHALEPTLPEELRAYWAPFFESHAAGILPAGRLESYLLGFLPTLSPELQANVRRLIAFDSLTEQRRWFMDALHGTAFEDQFISYFDDANLSRGRDTKLFRYAPESGGEAFYRRLVRHVSTELLRDNFFFRFFFFGAENLPEAILPPCYQQQNFYRLRALLQQGKLAVVTGEATEFLFSETGQHISKASLSNIFEYVSPAEFQRTSRALMGRAQQPLRLVFWNLLQEHASHVVPGVPLDRSTSLALGRQPGACFYFRDVRVLDSALVPASVPAPVLVSAHA; via the coding sequence ATGCAATCCGAATTTTATAACGTGGCCCTCGACCGCATTCGCTATTCGTTGGTGTGGGAGAGCAGCACCACGCTGTGCCAGGCGTTGCAGCTGCAGCCCACCGACGACGTGCTGGTGATTAGCTCGGCGGGTTGCAACGCCCTCAACGTGCTGCTGCAGGAGCCGCGCAGCGTAACCGCCATCGACCTGAACCCGGTGCAAAACCACCTGCTGCATTTCAAACAGCACCTTATTCTGCACCACGAGCCGCAGGTGTTGCGCGCCTTGCTGGGGCTCGATGGCCCCGCCGCCGTGCTGCCCGCGTGGCACGCCCTGGAGCCTACCCTACCCGAAGAGCTGCGCGCCTATTGGGCACCGTTTTTCGAAAGCCACGCGGCGGGTATTTTGCCGGCCGGCCGCCTCGAGAGCTACCTGCTGGGTTTCTTGCCCACGCTCAGCCCCGAGCTGCAAGCCAACGTGCGCCGCCTCATTGCGTTCGATAGCCTAACGGAGCAGCGGCGCTGGTTTATGGATGCCCTGCACGGCACCGCGTTCGAAGACCAATTTATCAGCTACTTCGACGACGCCAACCTCAGCCGCGGCCGCGACACCAAGCTGTTTCGCTACGCACCCGAGTCGGGCGGCGAGGCGTTTTACCGCCGCTTGGTGCGGCACGTATCCACGGAGCTGCTGCGCGACAATTTCTTTTTCCGGTTCTTCTTTTTCGGGGCCGAAAACCTGCCCGAAGCCATTTTGCCGCCCTGTTATCAGCAGCAAAATTTTTACCGCCTGCGCGCCCTGCTGCAGCAAGGCAAGCTTGCGGTGGTTACCGGCGAGGCTACCGAGTTTCTGTTTTCCGAAACCGGCCAGCACATCAGCAAAGCCAGCCTATCCAACATCTTCGAATACGTGAGCCCCGCGGAGTTTCAACGCACCAGCCGCGCCCTTATGGGCCGCGCGCAGCAGCCGCTGCGCCTCGTGTTCTGGAACCTGCTGCAAGAGCACGCCTCCCACGTAGTGCCCGGCGTACCGCTCGACCGCTCAACTTCGCTGGCCCTAGGTCGGCAGCCCGGCGCCTGCTTCTACTTCCGCGATGTGCGCGTGCTCGATTCGGCCCTGGTGCCGGCGTCGGTTCCAGCTCCCGTTTTGGTTTCGGCTCATGCATAG
- a CDS encoding AMP-binding protein: MPNFYHHIHRTLLQQAEQVLLVWPGGATAGLATAYTGRDLGQRIAAYQQLLRKHNTRAGQPVLLGLPVGAELICGLLAVMSLGAVPVLPPAGASAVGVLGLLRRNGVGAALVPNKSARRYNWLLRGLGVRLLGAPQHLGTAELLPPQAVPATQPALVSHSSGSTGQAKAIRRSHAVLTAQHEVLKQVFPPWPGQRDFPLFPNVLLHNLAVGALSVLPDVPWGQLANLQPARLVQQLQTTQAETLTGNVFYFAALCGYLEQHHPTPLPHVRALGVGGSPVPESLLQRLRSCFAGAAVYVIYGSSEAEPIAVRLAEAPTNPRSGYCVGPVQAGLSCRLQPLGVVELPNGTQHQVGEVCVQGAHVAAEPGTWLHTGDFGYLDAQGLLWLTGRKGNEAICQGVQHYQVEHVLCSLPGMERAAARATPTGFDVYYQGTVSDAAVRTALAQHFPVGLCNRILRRQHLPVDSRHLSKILYHQLR, translated from the coding sequence TTGCCCAACTTCTACCACCACATTCACCGTACGCTGCTGCAGCAAGCCGAGCAAGTGCTGTTGGTGTGGCCGGGCGGGGCTACGGCCGGGCTGGCAACCGCCTATACCGGCCGCGACCTAGGCCAGCGCATCGCCGCCTACCAGCAGTTGTTGCGCAAGCACAATACGCGCGCCGGCCAGCCCGTGCTGTTGGGCTTGCCCGTGGGCGCCGAGTTGATTTGCGGCTTACTCGCCGTGATGAGCCTGGGAGCCGTGCCCGTGCTGCCGCCAGCCGGAGCATCTGCCGTGGGGGTGCTCGGGCTGTTGCGCCGCAACGGGGTTGGGGCGGCGTTGGTACCCAACAAAAGCGCGCGGCGCTACAACTGGCTGCTGCGGGGCCTGGGTGTGCGCTTGCTGGGGGCGCCCCAGCACCTAGGCACGGCCGAGCTGCTGCCCCCCCAAGCGGTGCCGGCCACGCAACCCGCGCTGGTGTCGCACAGCTCGGGCTCCACGGGGCAAGCCAAGGCCATTCGGCGCAGCCACGCGGTGCTTACGGCCCAGCACGAGGTACTGAAGCAGGTGTTTCCGCCGTGGCCGGGGCAGCGCGATTTTCCGCTGTTTCCGAACGTGCTGCTGCACAACCTCGCGGTTGGGGCCCTGAGCGTGCTGCCCGATGTACCCTGGGGCCAACTCGCCAACCTGCAGCCTGCCCGCTTGGTGCAACAGCTGCAAACCACCCAGGCCGAAACCCTCACGGGCAACGTGTTCTACTTTGCGGCGCTGTGCGGCTACCTCGAGCAGCACCACCCCACGCCCTTGCCGCACGTGCGGGCCCTAGGTGTGGGCGGCTCGCCGGTGCCCGAGAGCCTGCTGCAACGCTTGCGCAGTTGCTTTGCGGGAGCTGCGGTGTACGTCATTTACGGGTCGTCGGAAGCCGAGCCCATTGCCGTGCGCCTTGCCGAAGCACCCACCAACCCGCGCAGCGGCTACTGCGTGGGGCCAGTGCAAGCGGGCCTAAGCTGCCGTTTGCAGCCCCTAGGTGTGGTGGAGTTGCCCAACGGCACGCAGCACCAGGTAGGCGAAGTGTGCGTGCAAGGCGCGCACGTGGCGGCCGAGCCCGGCACCTGGCTGCACACCGGCGATTTTGGCTACCTCGACGCGCAAGGCTTGCTGTGGCTTACCGGCCGCAAAGGCAACGAGGCCATTTGCCAGGGCGTGCAGCATTACCAGGTGGAGCACGTACTCTGCTCCTTGCCGGGCATGGAGCGCGCGGCCGCCCGGGCCACGCCCACGGGCTTCGATGTGTACTACCAGGGTACGGTTTCGGACGCCGCCGTGCGCACCGCGCTGGCCCAACATTTTCCGGTGGGCCTTTGCAACCGAATACTCCGCCGCCAGCATCTTCCGGTTGATAGCCGTCATTTATCCAAAATTCTGTACCACCAGCTCCGCTAG
- a CDS encoding alpha/beta hydrolase family protein — MRLKSLLIAVVVLFYFAGMALGAPFAKTPADFGYRHLRCAFGRDTVDVLVMSKPGEEQQRKPVLLVVQGSLPRPLIVPHANGAYNWFGFTPKLYTDAYHLVIIGKPGIPVLAEQTELQRNLSYFEPKTQAPPAAYCQRNYLDYYVARNNTVLKYLAKQPWADRRRIVAAGHSEGSNVVAKMAATSRQLTHVIYLSGNPLGRMSTIVTQQRSAEPTASAEEAFRNWQQIVDKPDEITCGPGDSPKTTYSFSVPPMQYLRKARVPVLVVYGTRDAAAPFNDYLRLELMRQRNTRVSFKEYPGLEHNFFGFKNDKVDYDQFHWDDVAQDFLSWVEGKPMNAVKPDAGAAISTKP; from the coding sequence ATGCGCCTGAAAAGCTTGCTTATTGCGGTAGTAGTGCTGTTTTACTTTGCGGGCATGGCCCTGGGCGCCCCCTTTGCCAAAACGCCTGCCGATTTTGGCTACCGGCACTTGCGTTGCGCCTTCGGCCGCGACACTGTAGACGTGCTCGTGATGTCGAAGCCGGGCGAGGAGCAACAGCGCAAACCCGTGCTGCTGGTGGTACAAGGCTCCTTGCCTAGGCCGCTAATCGTGCCGCACGCCAACGGGGCCTACAATTGGTTTGGCTTCACACCTAAATTATACACCGATGCGTACCACTTGGTGATTATCGGCAAGCCGGGCATACCGGTGCTGGCCGAGCAAACCGAGTTGCAACGCAACCTGAGCTATTTCGAGCCGAAAACGCAGGCACCGCCCGCGGCATACTGCCAGCGCAATTACCTCGATTACTACGTGGCCCGCAACAATACCGTGCTTAAGTACCTGGCTAAGCAGCCTTGGGCTGATAGGCGCCGCATAGTGGCGGCGGGGCACTCCGAGGGCAGCAACGTGGTGGCTAAAATGGCTGCTACCAGTCGCCAGCTTACGCACGTAATTTACCTGAGCGGCAACCCCCTAGGTCGGATGTCTACGATAGTAACCCAACAGCGCAGCGCCGAGCCCACGGCCAGCGCCGAGGAAGCGTTTCGGAACTGGCAGCAGATTGTGGATAAGCCTGATGAAATTACTTGTGGCCCCGGCGACTCCCCCAAAACCACCTACTCGTTTTCGGTTCCGCCCATGCAGTACCTGCGCAAGGCCCGCGTGCCCGTGCTGGTGGTGTACGGCACCCGCGACGCCGCTGCGCCCTTCAACGATTACCTCCGATTGGAGCTGATGCGGCAACGAAATACGCGGGTGTCATTCAAGGAATATCCCGGCCTCGAACACAATTTCTTTGGATTCAAGAATGATAAGGTCGATTACGACCAGTTTCACTGGGACGATGTGGCGCAGGATTTCCTGAGCTGGGTTGAGGGCAAGCCGATGAATGCAGTGAAGCCCGATGCCGGCGCGGCAATTTCTACCAAACCCTAG
- a CDS encoding M28 family peptidase: MAFFRSLLVAGSLISLAGPVAAQSLTIDKKVAAAVGQIRPDDIKAHIQYLADDKLKGRQPGTEGYQMAVDYVTKQLKAYGVKPAGENGSYVQRVRLRRAFLKPESSFALTAGATAATPLAAGQDFVFYPNPELPSVQLEAPLVFAGYGISAPELGYDDYAGLDAKGKIAVIVRGAPSAFPSTVSAASQDLTMIMQNAVQHGAVGVIVASTNPKGTLPNLRRGAYSVLGTNGKVAASRSYATGVQVLGNISAATLQRLFAAASSDTSRAFTALRAGKPAPTALNSTAKLSFGSTYQDFDSYNVVGKITGSDKVLRDEYVVHSAHLDHIGISTPVKGDSIYNGAHDNASGVASVLEIARTYSRIKQKPKRSILLVLQTGEELGLLGSAYFASSPTVPKAKIVADVNTDMPTIIAPLLSVVPLGAQHSSLSEPVDRAAAYLGLTVEADPEPEQNRFIRSDQYSFVTQGIPALHIKYGNRTTDGQNNLSQLVQKWRAETYHKPQDDMNGLFDFEAGKKYVQLNFLIGYQVANEPQRPTWKKGDFFGGRFGGKSL; the protein is encoded by the coding sequence ATGGCCTTTTTCCGTTCGCTGCTCGTTGCGGGCAGCTTGATTTCCTTAGCCGGGCCAGTGGCGGCCCAGTCGCTCACCATCGATAAGAAAGTGGCCGCCGCCGTGGGGCAAATTCGGCCCGACGACATCAAGGCCCACATTCAGTACCTCGCCGACGACAAGCTGAAAGGCCGGCAGCCCGGCACCGAGGGCTACCAAATGGCCGTCGACTACGTGACCAAGCAACTGAAGGCATACGGCGTGAAACCGGCCGGCGAAAACGGCTCGTACGTGCAGCGCGTGCGGTTGCGCCGCGCTTTCCTGAAACCCGAAAGCAGCTTTGCGCTAACGGCCGGCGCAACGGCAGCCACGCCGCTCGCCGCCGGGCAAGACTTCGTGTTTTACCCCAACCCCGAGTTGCCGAGCGTACAACTAGAGGCGCCGCTGGTGTTTGCAGGCTACGGCATATCGGCGCCCGAGCTGGGCTACGACGACTACGCCGGCCTCGATGCCAAAGGCAAGATTGCGGTAATTGTGCGCGGGGCGCCCAGCGCGTTTCCGTCAACGGTGTCGGCGGCTAGCCAAGACCTGACCATGATTATGCAAAACGCGGTGCAACACGGCGCGGTGGGCGTAATTGTGGCTTCCACCAACCCGAAAGGCACCCTGCCCAATTTGCGCCGCGGCGCTTACAGCGTGCTCGGCACCAACGGCAAAGTGGCGGCCTCGCGCAGCTACGCTACCGGCGTGCAAGTGCTCGGAAACATTAGCGCCGCCACGCTGCAGCGCTTGTTTGCGGCCGCCTCATCCGATACCAGCCGCGCTTTTACCGCCCTGCGCGCGGGCAAGCCGGCCCCCACGGCCCTCAACAGCACGGCCAAGCTCAGCTTCGGCTCGACGTACCAGGACTTCGACTCGTACAACGTGGTGGGCAAGATTACGGGCTCCGACAAGGTGCTGCGCGACGAATACGTGGTGCATTCGGCCCACCTCGACCACATCGGCATCAGCACGCCCGTAAAAGGCGACTCCATTTACAACGGCGCCCACGACAACGCTTCGGGCGTGGCTTCGGTGCTCGAAATTGCCCGCACCTACTCGCGCATCAAGCAAAAGCCCAAGCGCAGCATTTTGCTGGTGCTGCAAACCGGCGAAGAGTTGGGCCTGCTCGGCTCGGCCTACTTTGCCTCCAGCCCCACGGTGCCCAAGGCCAAAATTGTGGCCGACGTGAACACCGACATGCCCACCATCATTGCGCCGTTGTTGTCGGTGGTGCCCCTAGGTGCCCAGCACTCCTCGCTCTCGGAGCCAGTGGACAGAGCCGCGGCCTACCTCGGCCTGACGGTGGAAGCCGACCCCGAGCCCGAGCAAAACCGCTTTATCCGCTCCGATCAGTACAGCTTCGTTACGCAGGGCATTCCGGCCCTGCACATTAAGTACGGCAACCGCACCACCGACGGCCAGAACAACCTGAGCCAGCTGGTGCAAAAGTGGCGCGCCGAAACCTACCACAAACCGCAGGACGACATGAACGGCCTGTTCGACTTTGAGGCCGGCAAGAAGTACGTGCAGCTGAACTTCCTGATCGGTTACCAAGTGGCCAACGAGCCGCAGCGCCCCACCTGGAAAAAGGGCGACTTTTTTGGTGGCCGTTTCGGCGGCAAGTCGTTGTAA
- a CDS encoding PAS domain-containing protein, translating to MAAALPSSVDYQQLFRSLPDALLLMAPDGTILDNTDAHVAASLKPRDEVVNRHIFEAYPVADQNQGDEIERSHEHVRQHLQPHTMPVIRYDLKLPAEQGGGFEEMYWQATHYPVLGAEGKLQYILQRTQNITEQYQAERRAQDMQKALAEAQEYARFVLGALPVLVSSSKPDGRADYFNQRWTQFTGLSHEQLVAGEWVNAIHPEDQLRLAEDWERVRYSTEEYQHEYRLRNHQGEYRWMLMRTVPRLDAAGNIVLRVGGSIDITDQKKMVEELLRANEEQAVLSDQAYESFKLAQSQRQTLLNIFMQAPALIALLRGPEHRFDFVNPKYQQLFPHRQLVGNTVAEAVPEVVDQGYIELLDRVYQTGETYQGNELLIMLERDDTRQLTPSYINLTYQLYYEGDEKAGIVVFAYEVTDLVNARKSLEGNAAS from the coding sequence ATGGCCGCCGCGCTACCTTCTTCCGTCGATTACCAGCAGCTGTTTCGCTCTTTGCCCGATGCGTTGTTGCTGATGGCCCCCGACGGCACCATTCTCGACAACACCGACGCCCACGTGGCGGCTTCGCTGAAGCCGCGCGACGAAGTGGTAAACCGCCACATTTTTGAGGCGTACCCGGTGGCCGATCAGAACCAAGGCGACGAAATTGAACGCTCGCACGAGCACGTGCGCCAGCACCTGCAGCCGCACACCATGCCCGTTATTCGCTACGACCTGAAGCTGCCGGCCGAGCAAGGCGGCGGCTTCGAGGAGATGTACTGGCAGGCCACGCACTACCCCGTGCTCGGCGCCGAGGGCAAGCTGCAGTACATTTTGCAGCGCACCCAAAACATAACGGAGCAGTACCAGGCCGAGCGGCGGGCTCAGGACATGCAAAAAGCCTTGGCCGAGGCCCAGGAATACGCGCGCTTTGTGCTGGGCGCCCTGCCGGTGCTGGTGAGCAGCTCCAAGCCTGATGGCCGCGCCGATTACTTTAACCAACGCTGGACGCAGTTTACCGGCCTCTCGCACGAGCAACTGGTGGCCGGCGAGTGGGTAAACGCCATCCATCCCGAAGACCAGCTGCGCCTGGCCGAGGATTGGGAGCGGGTGCGCTACTCCACCGAGGAGTACCAGCACGAGTACCGCCTGCGCAACCACCAAGGCGAATACCGCTGGATGCTGATGCGCACCGTGCCCCGCCTCGATGCAGCCGGCAACATTGTGCTGCGCGTGGGCGGCAGCATCGACATTACGGACCAGAAGAAGATGGTGGAGGAGCTGCTGCGCGCCAACGAGGAGCAGGCCGTGCTGTCGGACCAAGCCTACGAAAGCTTTAAGCTGGCCCAAAGCCAACGCCAAACCCTGCTCAACATCTTCATGCAGGCGCCGGCCCTGATTGCGCTGCTACGCGGCCCGGAGCACCGGTTCGATTTCGTGAACCCGAAGTACCAGCAGCTGTTTCCGCACCGCCAGCTCGTGGGCAACACCGTGGCCGAGGCCGTGCCCGAGGTGGTCGACCAAGGCTACATTGAGTTGCTCGACCGCGTGTACCAAACCGGCGAAACCTACCAGGGCAACGAGCTGCTGATTATGCTGGAACGCGACGACACCCGTCAGCTTACGCCGTCCTACATCAACCTAACTTACCAACTTTACTACGAAGGCGATGAGAAAGCCGGCATTGTGGTATTCGCCTACGAAGTAACCGACCTGGTAAACGCGCGCAAATCGCTCGAAGGCAACGCCGCCTCCTAA
- a CDS encoding porin, which produces MKYLLSMLWLLALPALGQQADTARQASAAAPAASKKEWFEAVSIRGYMQVRYNRLLETNAQLKCEQCDRSWGANGGFSFRRIRLIVFGQLHPRVYFYLQPDFASTPSGSSTGQFAQVRDAYFDLGLNATSTWRVRLGQSKVPYGFENMQSSQQRLPLDRNDALNSAVANERDLGAFVYWAPAAIRKRLAMLVSEGLKGSGDYGVLGFGVFNGQAANRSELNNGQHVVARLSYPLQVGRQIIEPGLQAYTGQYTLGAEQLSARVKARPDLTYPDQRAAATFVLYPQPFGILAEYNLGRGPEFNASTDSIETRRLHGGYATLSYRARVGQQQFYPFVRGQYYQGGKKHERDARSYSVRELEVGTEWQPLKFFELVAMYTWSARRFEDFQTQGNRQRGSLLRLQAQLNF; this is translated from the coding sequence ATGAAATATCTGTTAAGTATGCTTTGGCTGCTGGCCTTGCCGGCCCTAGGTCAGCAGGCCGATACAGCCCGGCAGGCTAGCGCGGCGGCGCCCGCGGCATCCAAAAAAGAGTGGTTCGAGGCGGTATCCATTCGGGGGTACATGCAGGTGCGCTACAATCGCTTGCTCGAAACCAACGCCCAGCTGAAGTGCGAGCAATGCGACCGGTCGTGGGGAGCAAACGGCGGGTTTTCGTTTCGGCGCATTCGCCTGATTGTGTTTGGGCAGCTGCACCCGCGCGTGTACTTCTACCTACAGCCCGATTTTGCCAGTACGCCCAGCGGCAGCAGCACCGGGCAGTTTGCGCAGGTGCGCGATGCGTACTTTGATTTGGGCCTGAACGCCACCAGCACCTGGCGCGTGCGCCTGGGCCAAAGCAAAGTGCCCTACGGCTTCGAAAACATGCAATCGAGCCAGCAACGCCTGCCCCTCGACCGCAACGACGCCCTGAACAGCGCCGTGGCCAACGAGCGCGACCTGGGCGCGTTTGTGTACTGGGCGCCGGCCGCCATCCGCAAGCGCCTGGCCATGCTCGTGAGCGAGGGCCTGAAAGGCTCCGGCGACTACGGCGTGTTGGGGTTTGGCGTGTTCAACGGACAAGCCGCCAACCGCTCCGAGCTAAACAACGGCCAGCACGTGGTAGCGCGCCTGAGCTATCCGCTGCAGGTAGGCCGGCAAATCATCGAGCCGGGCCTGCAGGCCTACACCGGGCAATACACGCTGGGCGCGGAGCAGCTATCGGCCCGAGTGAAGGCGCGCCCCGACCTTACCTACCCCGACCAACGCGCCGCCGCTACGTTTGTGCTGTACCCGCAGCCCTTCGGCATTTTGGCCGAGTACAACCTAGGCCGCGGCCCCGAGTTCAACGCCAGCACCGACAGCATCGAAACCCGGCGGTTGCACGGCGGCTATGCTACCCTTAGCTACCGGGCCCGCGTGGGGCAGCAACAGTTTTACCCGTTTGTGCGCGGGCAGTACTACCAAGGCGGCAAAAAGCACGAGCGCGACGCCCGCAGCTACTCGGTGCGCGAGTTGGAGGTGGGTACCGAGTGGCAACCCCTGAAGTTTTTCGAGCTGGTAGCGATGTACACGTGGTCGGCGCGGCGCTTCGAGGATTTTCAAACCCAGGGCAACCGCCAGCGCGGTAGCCTGCTGCGCCTGCAAGCCCAGCTAAACTTCTGA